Genomic segment of Thermodesulfovibrionia bacterium:
AATTAAATTTCTCACCATCTCCAAAAAAACCGCTATAGGGATTCGGAGGCAAATATTCAAAATGCGGAGCCCATAGATGCAGCCATGCAAAATAAGGTTTCTGTGACCTGTTTTGTTTTTCTTTGGAAATATAGTCCAGAAAGTTATTAAATACTATTTCAGGCGTAGCGTATGTTGTGTGAAAAAATGGACGATATGAATCAATATAATTAGCAAAGAAACTGCCTACAATCCATACGTGTGCAATCGGCCTGTCTAATAATAAATCAGTCAGCTTATTAAACCAGAATTCATGAGGTAGCCAAAATGTTTGATATTTATCTTTTTTTAAAAAAGCATCCTGAATTCCCAATGTATATGGATGAGCATATCTGTTTTGTACAAAGCTGTAAGTATCATAACCATTATCCTTAAGCGTTTTAGGCAAGCTGTTTTCAACATTATTTACAGGACGGTAAAATACATCATTCCAGACACGATGCGTCCACACCCTTTGCCCTGTCATAAGGCTTAGTGTAGCAGGTGTTGTCCAGTTGGATGCTGAATACACCTTGTTAAAAACAATGGCGCTTTTTGCCCATTCTGTTAAGAAAGGAGTGGTGGGACGTTCGTAGCCATATAACTGCATATTATGGGAAGTCAAGGAATCAAATATCACTAAAATAATATTGGGACGAGTAGATGATTTTATATATTCTTTGGAAAGGTCATTACTGCCAGAAATCATATTGTTATTAGATGGAGTGTTACTTAATAACGAACAAGGCAAGGCAATAACAAGTAGGACAATAAAAAACCAGACAAGAGGGGTGATCCGGCTATTCAGCCCCTCCAATGTTTTTACTATATATTTCGTAACATCCTTTCGTATGAACCAATAGAAAACTGCCGCAATCACAAAACCTGAACTTATGATTAATATACGATTTATTCCTATAAAATGACTGATGGAAAAATTGCTAAAAAAAACCCTCTTTAAACTGATGGGAATCACAACAAAAATAAAAATAAAGATCAAATATTCTAATCGGATAGGAAGGAGGGATTTGGGGATTGTTTTATACAGCAAATATATAATTATCCACCCTAATAAAGCAGAAACAGCTCCGACAAATGTCCATATAATATATACCAATGACAAGTCAGGCAGGAAATCAATAAAATGCATGTAATAGGAATACCCATCCCAATTATAGAACGCATCTTTTATAAACAGGAGTGAAAATAATGTAAATACTACTCGAAGAAGGATTATAAGAGACTTCTTAGCTGTCAATTTTATCTTTGTTTTTCTTGGAAAAGAAACCTTTTACAATATTTACAATACGCTTCCAAAATATCACAATAGCTGCAAGTATGCCATATACAAAGGGTAGCACTGATGTGAAGAATATACCCCCTGTATTAGGGTCTATATAAGCCTCCGCTTTATCTGGTACAAAAAAGAAGGAAGAAACTACAATCAAGGACATAACATACCTGCAATAACTATTTTTTTCACTATAACTCTTCATAATCCCTCCAGTGTGAGCCACTTATTATAAATATATTTACTAATTTTATAATAACAACAGGATGCCTTCATAGTCAATAACTCAAACCATCCAATTTTGCTAAATTCAAGATTGATGAATTGCATTTATATACATTAATTAAGGCATTAATGTTTTACCCTCCATATCTTGGGAAGACATCCCAAAGCAGGATAATACGGTAGGAGCAATATCCATCAAACTGGGAGAATCACTGTTTATCCTGAAATTGGAAAGCAAAATGCCGGGAACAATAGAGGGATCCATTATATGATCACCGCTCCACTTTTTAAGGTTATCATCAAAAATATTCGATGGGGAACCGCCTATCGCGGTCTGCCATGACGCCCTGAAGCCCTCATGAAACCCAATAACCATATCAGGGGAACTGGTTAGCTGATGGCCTGAATAAATATCCCTGCTCTTATAAACCTGCATAATTGCCGGCTTGCCATCATTTGTATCAGTCAGAGCAAGAAGCTTCTCTGATATCCGATCCATTATTTCATCAGCTTGAGCAGGATCCACGATCCCGAGCTTTTCCCTGCCTTTGATATTAAGGTATATGCTGCCGAAGCCGGTAGAGAAAGCCTTTGTATTATTCCAGTCAACATACTTAAAAAGAGGCCCGCCTTCTTTATCATCGGGCAATACTTTTTGTTTTAATGTCATAAATCCGTTTTCAACAAGCCATGAGTTAAGGTGCACTACCCTTCTGAATGTTGAAAACCCATGGTCAGAGAAAACCATAAAAGCGGTATCATCATCAAGGTGTTCCATCGTCTGCCCGAGGATACGATCCATCCTCCTGTAATAGTCATCAATTACATGGCCGTATTTTTTTGCATACCCTTCATCATAAAGCGGGTGTTCAGGGTCGATTGTTGACCAGAAAATGTGCTGTACCCTGTCTGTAGTAAAAAACGCGAACGCAAATAATCCTTCCCTGAATTTCTCAAGTTCACTCCAGAGCATCTCTTCCTGTTCATCAATGATCTCGTCACACATTTTTATAAAAGCATCTTCATCGATCCTACCCTCTTCAAGGGCCTTGGTATCTTCAGACATGCCCAGTGTATAGAAAAGGGCAAGATCCCCGGCAAGTTCGCGAATATATTCGTCAGGACTGGTAATCACAAAGGCAGGGTCCTTTGGGTTGATCTGAACGGCAGACATATAAAGTTCAAAATCAGGCTTTATCCCGTTCAGGTAAAATTTAACTATGCCGGATACTGTCTTCATCAGGCCGACTTTAAATTTAACCTCTACCCACTCACTCCAGGCCGCCCTTTTTACAGTTACTTTATTGCCGTCAATATTTATTTCAATCCCTGAATCATCCGAAAAAATGCTGACGGCCATCTCAGTTTTAGCTTCTTCCCTGCTATTTAATTTTGCGACCCTTGGGCCTGATATATATGTCTTTATATTATTCTCATTTATATTTACTTTAATGACCTTTTCTATACCCTCCTCATTTTTAGATACCTGTCTGGAAGTATAAAAAGAATATTTCCCAAGCCCTCCTTTTATATCAGGCACTCCAAGGCCGGCATACAATTTAGCCTTATTCTGTTTTGGCTGAAAAGTTACAGGCCATTTTAATATCGTAGAAGAAATTCCATTAGCGGAAGTAATGTCCCAAAAAGCATCTCCATGCATGACGGGCAGGAACATCAATTCCCTCTTCCCGAACATATTCTTGGGATTCACCTTCATAATGGTCAGCTCCGGCATGTAATCAACAGCTCTGCGGCCAATAAAATCAAATACCCCGTGATACCCGGGATTGTTCCCAGTTGCTATCGAAGCCCATGCGACAGGGCTCTGCGCAGGATTGCTTGTTGCTAATGAAGAAAAAGAACCTGACTTGCTGAGATTGGAAAAGTTCGGGAGTTCACCTTTTTTCATTAAAGCAGATAAAATCCTGGGATCCAGTCCATCCATACCAAGAAGAATAACTTTCTTATAATTATGCTTGATCTTAGACGGTTCAATATATTCTTTAACCACTATTTCCTCCTGTCACTCCAAGAATATTCTTCAGTATCCATCTCATTATTTTTTCTCAAAAGTATCCTGTTTATTCATATACTCATAAATAGCATTCGCTGCAATCTCATGGCCGAATTCATTCCAATGCCCGTCATGTATAAAGGTCAGCCTTTTTTGCTTCTGTTTATAATAATCTTCAAAAACTGGCTCAAGATCAAGAAAATCAATGCCATTTTGACGTGCAGCTTCTTTTGCAATTAAATTCAAACTCAACGCACCTGCTTTAACGCTTTCTACTTTATCAACCATACCATAAACTACTTCGGTAACACCGCCCATAACTATCAATAACTCTGCATTATTATTATCACATAATTCTTTCATTTCACTGAACACATAGTTAGTAACTATTTCATTGCTGGTTTTTTTAGCATTGATGGCAGTAATAGAGATATTCCCCTGATAGTAGATTTTATTGCCAAGAAGAATATCTTTAATATAGTCAATAGGTATTTTCTGCCTGAAAACTAAATATCTCCATATGGCACTTTCCCTTAGTGAGGAATACCATGGCCTGACAAACTGTTTAGGCTCTTCTTCAATAACATCACCGTTTTCAATTTTTAATTTCATAAAATTACTTGCATAGGATCCCTGTAAAAACTCATATGATTCATCAAAGTCATTGTGAACCAATATTACAATTACCAGATCAGGCTCATATTTCATTACTTCATTTCTCAGCATATGAAGATATTGGGACATAGGAGCCCCACTAATGCCAAAACGATAAACTTCAAATTTATTATTTCCAAGCTTGCTCTCCAGCTTCTCCGACAGACTTACATCAAAATCCAATACATGAGCCTCAACGTATGAATCGCCAATAACAGCTATCCTGTATTTGTCTGAATTTTTCTTAAGTGTGTAGTTGTCATGCCCGGAGTTCCATCCATTTGCATTAACACGGTATTTAGCTGCAACCTCATTTTTAACCCTAAACACACCGGTTTGATTAGGTGTGTACTTTATGACACCATTAACAAAATCAAGTTTAGGAAATTCAGAAGGGAATAATATAAATCGAAAAACAATAAATTCTAAAAATACAAGCAATAAGATTAAACTGGCTAAAATCAGAATGATGTTGATAAATAAGTTTTTAATCTGGTTCATTTTCAATAATTGATATTCAACATTATGTAAATAGACAATAAGTATAAAAATTAATTATTCTTTAAACAATATTTTCAATTAAAAAAAGGTTCCGGACTTTCATATTACGCTTTTGCCATTAAAATTCAACAGTAAACATTACTATATTATCTTTATAATAATCATTCGTTACAGTTAAAGACAGTTTGTCCCTATATGCCATTATTGTTTTTTTACTTTTAATAACAATTTTTTTTGTACTGTTGTTAGGGAAATTCAAATCCAGCCATGACTTGATGCTGTATCCGGCTGGATATTCAACTTCTTTGGCATATGGAATCTTATTTCCGTAAGAAGCGATACCATCAGGAAAATCATATATATATATATCTGCATTATCAGGCAATGTTGGCAGGGTTTCAGCAATTCTTCCAAAAAGTAAATCGGATATCTCTCCACTATCTTTCCACTCTCCATAGGTTTTAATAAGCGGCGAATATAATAAAAGTGAGCCTGATATCACAAATGTTGATGTAAATATTATGGCAGAAACCCTAACAGAAGATAACTTGCCGTGAATAGTCCCGAAACCTCCTTTTCTTATCTTTTGAACAAGAGAAATATAACTCTCAATGAGTAAAATTGAGAGTAACGCACTGAAGGGAATTGTGGAGATATAAAGATAGTAACGGCCGGATATTAGTGTCGCCATGTAAACACAAAGAGGCAAAAACAGCCAAATCAGTAAAAAAGCTGCCGCTTTCAAATGATTTATTTCAACAAAATATTTTACTATTTTTTCACTATGATAACTTCCTCTTATAAAAGCTAAACCAAAAACTAAAATTACAAATATTTGTACCGCAACAGGGGAGAGGGAAGAGACTGATGTGCCGAACTTAAGGAAATCAACAGGATATATAAGGACTATAAAATATCTCGAAAGAATCTCAATAAGAACTTTAGATATTTCGAGAATTCCATGCGGCCTCTCAGCATATCCACCGATGCCGCCTAACACATATATACGCATTGAAAAATATATTAAGGTAACTATCAAGTATGGAGAACACTTGCTAAGAGATTGAACCAGCCCTGCCCTGATAGATTTATTATCTAAGAAATATGAAATCATTACATATGAGAAAACCAAAGGCGGTAATATAATAGCTATCTCTTTTGCACCAATTGCAATCAAATAAAACAAAACAGAAAATAAATAATATATTCTTCCGCGTGATTTCATAGAGTAATATTTAAAAAATGATAATATCGATAGCAGCACAAACAGTGTTGATAAAATATCCATTCTTCGAACATTAGCCGGTACAGTTTCAACCAAAAGTGGATGGGTTGTAAAGATAATTGCTCCTAACCAGGCTATGGTTTGCCTGCCATTAGCAAGAAATTTTACAATCATAAAAACCAGAACAGACACTAAACAATGAAGAATCAGATCCGTCAAATGATAACCAAAGGGATCCAGTTTCCACATGTAATAATCCATGCTATATGATAATACGGAAATAGGGCGGTACCATCTATGGAAATTCAGTGCATCCGGAATAGCATTAAGTCCCGGCTCAGTAAATATTCTAAATATGTCACTGAAGGAATTAATCCGGCATGTATCAATTAAAGATATGGCATCCATGCCGGTAAAAAAACAACCAAGAATATCTTGATAAGTCAGAATAGCTATAAGGGCTACGGTAAGAAGCGGAAAAACTGTTATAAAGATTTTGAAGAGGTTATTCCCAAACCTGCCTCTCATAAACTAAAATGCATTTTCTGATACCCGGACTGCGTTCGCCATTAGGGTAAATGTTAAATTTTTTGCCGGCAACCATGGGAAAGAGGTTCCATCAACAATATAAAGATTATCAAAATCATGGCTTTGACAATCTTTAGATAATGTGTTTTGGGTTCTTTCCAAAGACATCGGAATCGTACCGGCATAATGAATATTGGCCCCCATAGGACGTATGTGATTAGCCGCAGACGGAGCTATACATCCTAATTTCCGCAAAGCTTTTGTTATCTTTTTAAGAACCTTTTTAATTTCTTTATCTTCAACACACATTGATGAATAGTTTATCCCCAGCCTTAATCGTGAAGTTTTGTCGTCAGTCTCAAGAGTAAGGTAATTCTCTGTCCTTCTGCTGTCAAAAAAACTGACACTGGCAAGCCCCAACGCTGAATGTATATTCCCAAAAATAGACAAAGAAGTTTTCAGATCAAAAAACATACTCTGGATCAGAGGATGGATCATTGCAGTCTTTAATGTCGTGAGTTGAATATCAATATATTCTTTAGGGTTCTCCCGTTCAAGTTCCATTGAAAGCTGATGATACTGATAGTTTTCAGGGTTGAACTGCTTTCCTATCATGTTTAGATTTACAAATGGTATGAAAATTTGACGGTTGTCCATAAGCCCGCGCAATTTAATTATCTCACCGGTATTCTTAAAAACCGAATTTAAATAAATTTCTGAGGAACATAATGTCCCGGCGGCAAGGACAAGTTTTTCAATAGGAAACTCGTGGTTAATTCCTCCAGTAATAGACTGAGCAACTACATCTGTAATATGGTTTTTTGAGTCATATTTGAAATGACTTACGTATGCATCAGGAACATATTTGAAATTGTCATATTGTTGACATTGATACAAAGTGGCAGACGGAGTATAAAGAGACCTCAAAGGACACCCCCATAGGCATCTACCGCAATAACTGCATCCTTTACGATCTTCATAATCATCCTTGAGCACGGCTATTCTGGAACGTCCCATGTAACATCTAAGCTTATTGTTAAGATAGTGCTTATTTTTTTCATACTCAGACAAAAGAAGTTTTGAGTGCTCATCCAGATTAAGAGGTTCTGATAAATTCTCATGAAATGGAAAGAATTTCACAAGATCATCCCTTTCCCCTGTCACCCCAATCCTCTTAGCTACTTCATTATAGTAAGGTTCTATTTCATTATAGTTAAACAGGAAGTCTGCAAGGTCTACATCATCAAAAGGGCAAACACCTGCCGTCCATGCCTCTGCAAGCCCTCCGCGGGCGAATGATAAAACAGGTGAAAATCCTTTCAAGCTGAGCCCAAAACCGGGTGGCTTGGAAAAAACATAATTTTTACTGGGAGGGAACCCATAATACTCAGATCCATAGTCAGGATAGATAACCGCCTCATAGTTTTCTCCGAGAAAATATTTAACAGGGTCATCTAATTTTTCCTTGAGGCCATTTAAAGTATCATCAGGATTTACAGCCTCAGGCTTCTTATACCCTACGTCAAGCATTGTCACTTCATAGCCCTTTTTCAACACAGATAATGCAAAGTGAACACCGCTTGCGCCTGAGCCGACAATTAATACTTTATTCATAATTTAATAACTATCTGCCTTTGGAATAAATTTCTGAAAAACATGTAACGGCATAAATAATACTACCGCAATAAGAAGGCTGAAGGCGAAAACCAGGAACCATGAGAAAACCTTAATGAAAAAGATTGTTTTACTCCGTACAGTCACTGAATCAAGTTTGTAGCATACAGGAGCATAGCTCTCAAGGATTGCTATCAGCAAGATCAGTTTTTTCCTGAAGATGGCATTCTTGAAGAATATAGTTGTGTACACATCAACCAGCTTAGTGAAAAAGGTGCCTCTTTGGGCAACAGCAAGCAGAACCTTGTCAAAATTACTCAAACCACTCTGGCCCGGGCTGCCTAAAGTGTGAGCATTGTTATACTTTTCAAGCACATATTTATCAGGATTTCCACTTATAAGGTATTGATAAAACGCCTTGCATTCATTATCTAATCTGCTTGAATTCATAATTAAATATTATTCAATGCCAGCGTGAGCATTTCATCGATACTTTTCATCTTTGGAATACGCCTTAATAAAACTGCGTTATCCTCAGCAGTCCCATCATAGCGGAATGAGGATAATTGTCCTATATTAACAGGCAAATAGGAATAAAAAAACTTTTCAAAAACAGAAAGTATATTTATGACAAAATTCAAAGGAATATGAAAGGTTTTGGGCTCTTTATTAAACATATGACGATGAATACTTTTTATGAAAGCCTCAATTGTAATCACCTCCGGCCCGCCAATTTCATAAATCTCGTTATTGAATATATTTTCATTAATAATTGATAAGATGCAGTCAGACAGATCATCCACATAAACAGGCTGTATTTTTGATTTTCCATCTCCGAATATCGGAACTATTGATTTATCTGCAAGTTTCAGCAGGCTCTTTAGAATTGAAGACCCACTTCCTATAACTATCGTTGGCCTTACAATTGTGTAATTCATTGTACATTTCTTAACTGATTCTTCTGCTGTTTTTTTAGACTGAGCATAGTAATATTTTGAAATATCATCAAATTTAACAGATATCGAGCTGATAAATAAGAAGTTTTTTACCGATGCCTTTTCGCACAATTTAATTAAAAGCTCTGTCCCTTCTACATTAGTCCTGAAATAATCTTCTGGCCTTGCTTTTCCTGTTGCTGCTGCAAAGTGCAAAACTGCATCAACAGAAGCCAGAAGATGCGCATAACGATCAGTATCAAACAAGCTGCCTTTAATAAATTTGAAATTTTTATACTTTGACAAAGACCCCAGAGTCACGTTTTCGTTCCTGCTGAGACAATAAACATTATCATATTCCTTAAAATTGATCTTTTTAAGAAAATTCATAGCGATAAACCCGCTTGCCCCGGTAATGAACAAAGACATCTTCATAAGTTATGGGTTTCTTCTTTATTGTAAATGATATTTATTATCACATTATTATCCGATATATAATCCAATTGAAGCTTTATGTCATCTGGATAATCAGACAGCTCTCTTTTACTGTTTATATGAACTTTTATGCGACGATCCGGATAAGTCATAACTATCCATGACTCTATACTGAATTCAGCATAATACCCAACCTCTCTTGAATGAGGAATTAACTTTTTATAAGAGGCTATGCCACTTGGGAAGTCCACC
This window contains:
- a CDS encoding SGNH/GDSL hydrolase family protein, translated to MNQIKNLFINIILILASLILLLVFLEFIVFRFILFPSEFPKLDFVNGVIKYTPNQTGVFRVKNEVAAKYRVNANGWNSGHDNYTLKKNSDKYRIAVIGDSYVEAHVLDFDVSLSEKLESKLGNNKFEVYRFGISGAPMSQYLHMLRNEVMKYEPDLVIVILVHNDFDESYEFLQGSYASNFMKLKIENGDVIEEEPKQFVRPWYSSLRESAIWRYLVFRQKIPIDYIKDILLGNKIYYQGNISITAINAKKTSNEIVTNYVFSEMKELCDNNNAELLIVMGGVTEVVYGMVDKVESVKAGALSLNLIAKEAARQNGIDFLDLEPVFEDYYKQKQKRLTFIHDGHWNEFGHEIAANAIYEYMNKQDTFEKK
- a CDS encoding alkaline phosphatase family protein, translating into MVKEYIEPSKIKHNYKKVILLGMDGLDPRILSALMKKGELPNFSNLSKSGSFSSLATSNPAQSPVAWASIATGNNPGYHGVFDFIGRRAVDYMPELTIMKVNPKNMFGKRELMFLPVMHGDAFWDITSANGISSTILKWPVTFQPKQNKAKLYAGLGVPDIKGGLGKYSFYTSRQVSKNEEGIEKVIKVNINENNIKTYISGPRVAKLNSREEAKTEMAVSIFSDDSGIEINIDGNKVTVKRAAWSEWVEVKFKVGLMKTVSGIVKFYLNGIKPDFELYMSAVQINPKDPAFVITSPDEYIRELAGDLALFYTLGMSEDTKALEEGRIDEDAFIKMCDEIIDEQEEMLWSELEKFREGLFAFAFFTTDRVQHIFWSTIDPEHPLYDEGYAKKYGHVIDDYYRRMDRILGQTMEHLDDDTAFMVFSDHGFSTFRRVVHLNSWLVENGFMTLKQKVLPDDKEGGPLFKYVDWNNTKAFSTGFGSIYLNIKGREKLGIVDPAQADEIMDRISEKLLALTDTNDGKPAIMQVYKSRDIYSGHQLTSSPDMVIGFHEGFRASWQTAIGGSPSNIFDDNLKKWSGDHIMDPSIVPGILLSNFRINSDSPSLMDIAPTVLSCFGMSSQDMEGKTLMP
- a CDS encoding NAD-dependent epimerase/dehydratase family protein, translated to MKMSLFITGASGFIAMNFLKKINFKEYDNVYCLSRNENVTLGSLSKYKNFKFIKGSLFDTDRYAHLLASVDAVLHFAAATGKARPEDYFRTNVEGTELLIKLCEKASVKNFLFISSISVKFDDISKYYYAQSKKTAEESVKKCTMNYTIVRPTIVIGSGSSILKSLLKLADKSIVPIFGDGKSKIQPVYVDDLSDCILSIINENIFNNEIYEIGGPEVITIEAFIKSIHRHMFNKEPKTFHIPLNFVINILSVFEKFFYSYLPVNIGQLSSFRYDGTAEDNAVLLRRIPKMKSIDEMLTLALNNI
- a CDS encoding sulfatase-like hydrolase/transferase; amino-acid sequence: MHFIDFLPDLSLVYIIWTFVGAVSALLGWIIIYLLYKTIPKSLLPIRLEYLIFIFIFVVIPISLKRVFFSNFSISHFIGINRILIISSGFVIAAVFYWFIRKDVTKYIVKTLEGLNSRITPLVWFFIVLLVIALPCSLLSNTPSNNNMISGSNDLSKEYIKSSTRPNIILVIFDSLTSHNMQLYGYERPTTPFLTEWAKSAIVFNKVYSASNWTTPATLSLMTGQRVWTHRVWNDVFYRPVNNVENSLPKTLKDNGYDTYSFVQNRYAHPYTLGIQDAFLKKDKYQTFWLPHEFWFNKLTDLLLDRPIAHVWIVGSFFANYIDSYRPFFHTTYATPEIVFNNFLDYISKEKQNRSQKPYFAWLHLWAPHFEYLPPNPYSGFFGDGEKFNSNQQQWSNFTFNKEYDPEKQADIDILKKRYDEFILYCDKEFELFLSRLGKVTDLSNTIIILSADHGESFSHNFLGHAGPHLYAPLVDIPLIIKMPEEINGKILDMPVEQIDIAPTILELAKIPTPEWMEGRSLSSLIEGNPLDPRPIYSVQFRTNRSFGHLISKGSMAVWEGDYKLVYYLDEKKSLLFNLKLDPDETDNIFYEEPVIGNRLLSLINSALDSANKNMTIR
- a CDS encoding GMC oxidoreductase, which produces MNKVLIVGSGASGVHFALSVLKKGYEVTMLDVGYKKPEAVNPDDTLNGLKEKLDDPVKYFLGENYEAVIYPDYGSEYYGFPPSKNYVFSKPPGFGLSLKGFSPVLSFARGGLAEAWTAGVCPFDDVDLADFLFNYNEIEPYYNEVAKRIGVTGERDDLVKFFPFHENLSEPLNLDEHSKLLLSEYEKNKHYLNNKLRCYMGRSRIAVLKDDYEDRKGCSYCGRCLWGCPLRSLYTPSATLYQCQQYDNFKYVPDAYVSHFKYDSKNHITDVVAQSITGGINHEFPIEKLVLAAGTLCSSEIYLNSVFKNTGEIIKLRGLMDNRQIFIPFVNLNMIGKQFNPENYQYHQLSMELERENPKEYIDIQLTTLKTAMIHPLIQSMFFDLKTSLSIFGNIHSALGLASVSFFDSRRTENYLTLETDDKTSRLRLGINYSSMCVEDKEIKKVLKKITKALRKLGCIAPSAANHIRPMGANIHYAGTIPMSLERTQNTLSKDCQSHDFDNLYIVDGTSFPWLPAKNLTFTLMANAVRVSENAF